A part of Streptomyces sp. DSM 40750 genomic DNA contains:
- a CDS encoding carbohydrate ABC transporter permease — protein sequence MKSVEPAHAAPPAREQAPPVTDVKPARPARPGRRNRDWLHGLLMSTPAVAGLIAFVGIPFCYAVVLSVHNVRLGSPLEPTFFGLEQYRRLFTDPDMSGPFLRSLLNNLTFAVVVVPVQTGLALGLAILLNRKLKAIGVFRSLFFMPVVFPMALVAVIWRLILARSDQGMLNSALDAVSFGNWGAFDWLGDSATAMASIIVLSIWQGVGFQMVILLAGLQQIPGELYEAAELDRAGRWQQFRHVTLPGIRGTLVFVVMLTSVLSFRVFDQVYVLVKGGGLNEDATRTVMYQAVTTAFDQNNVGQAAAITVVFFLIVVALTLIQRRVVRPDNED from the coding sequence GTGAAATCCGTCGAACCGGCGCACGCCGCGCCCCCCGCCCGGGAGCAGGCCCCACCCGTGACCGACGTCAAGCCCGCGCGCCCGGCGCGCCCTGGGCGCAGGAACCGCGACTGGTTGCACGGACTGCTCATGTCCACGCCCGCCGTCGCCGGACTCATCGCCTTCGTCGGCATCCCCTTCTGCTACGCCGTCGTCCTCTCCGTCCACAACGTGCGCCTCGGCTCCCCCCTGGAGCCCACCTTCTTCGGCCTGGAGCAGTACCGGCGCCTGTTCACCGACCCCGACATGTCAGGCCCGTTCCTCAGGTCCCTGCTGAACAACCTGACCTTCGCCGTAGTCGTCGTACCCGTCCAGACAGGCTTGGCACTCGGGCTGGCCATCCTCCTCAACCGCAAACTGAAGGCGATCGGCGTCTTCAGATCCCTCTTCTTCATGCCGGTCGTCTTTCCGATGGCGCTGGTCGCCGTGATCTGGCGCCTCATCCTCGCGCGCAGCGACCAAGGCATGCTCAACTCCGCACTGGACGCGGTGAGTTTCGGGAACTGGGGCGCCTTCGACTGGCTCGGCGACTCCGCCACCGCCATGGCCTCGATCATCGTGCTGTCCATCTGGCAGGGCGTCGGCTTCCAGATGGTCATCCTCCTCGCCGGCCTCCAGCAGATACCGGGTGAGCTCTACGAGGCCGCCGAACTCGACCGGGCCGGCCGCTGGCAGCAGTTCCGCCACGTCACGCTGCCCGGCATCCGCGGCACCCTCGTCTTCGTCGTCATGCTCACCTCGGTGCTCTCCTTCCGCGTCTTCGACCAGGTCTACGTCCTCGTCAAGGGCGGCGGCCTCAACGAGGACGCCACCCGGACCGTGATGTACCAGGCCGTCACCACCGCCTTCGACCAGAACAACGTCGGCCAGGCAGCCGCGATCACCGTCGTCTTCTTCCTGATCGTCGTCGCCCTGACCCTCATCCAGCGCCGCGTCGTCCGGCCCGACAACGAGGACTGA
- a CDS encoding ABC transporter substrate-binding protein, whose protein sequence is MSSTSRKYRRTACTGLALVLPLAALAACGGGGTTDTSAESGSGKGTISVWAHQGQKSEDAAVQAAVKSFNSSQSDIKVELKLIPGNDYTKTITATDASELPDVMEFDGPTMANFVYNKKLAPIDDFVSTKTMGNATDASKSQGEIGGKHYGLAMYDSGLGVYGNKKLLDAAGVKYPTSVDDAWTADEFTAALKALKAKDSDGKTLDVQEGNGLATEWGTYGFAPIVWSAGGSLLKDGKAEGALDTPASVSALKTFQSWKSYVDPNTDGNAFAKDRVALSWVGHWMYPTYSEALGDDLVVLPLPDFGNGPKTGQGSWAWGIGADSKNAKAAGAFMDYLLNDTNVTAMTTANGAPPATKTALAASELYKQGGPLQLFADQLAKPCGDADISKSCVAVTRPVTAGYPTITAKFGEALNSIYGGTDPKEALSKAARAIDQDFSDNAGYQIP, encoded by the coding sequence ATGAGCTCGACCAGCAGAAAGTACCGCCGCACAGCTTGTACGGGCCTGGCCCTCGTCCTTCCCCTGGCGGCACTGGCCGCCTGCGGCGGAGGCGGCACCACGGACACCTCCGCGGAGTCCGGCAGCGGCAAGGGCACCATCAGCGTCTGGGCCCACCAGGGCCAGAAGAGCGAGGACGCCGCCGTGCAGGCCGCGGTGAAGTCCTTCAACTCCTCGCAGAGCGACATCAAGGTCGAGCTGAAGCTGATCCCCGGCAACGACTACACCAAGACCATCACCGCCACCGATGCCTCCGAGCTGCCGGACGTGATGGAATTCGACGGCCCGACCATGGCGAACTTCGTCTACAACAAGAAGCTCGCCCCGATCGACGACTTCGTCTCCACCAAGACGATGGGCAACGCCACCGACGCGAGCAAGTCACAGGGCGAGATAGGCGGCAAGCACTACGGGCTCGCCATGTACGACTCCGGGCTCGGCGTCTACGGCAACAAGAAGCTGCTGGACGCGGCCGGGGTGAAGTACCCGACCAGCGTGGACGACGCCTGGACGGCGGACGAGTTCACCGCCGCGCTCAAGGCGCTGAAGGCCAAGGACTCCGACGGCAAGACCCTCGACGTCCAGGAGGGCAACGGGCTCGCCACCGAGTGGGGCACCTACGGCTTCGCCCCGATCGTCTGGTCGGCCGGCGGCTCCCTGCTCAAGGACGGCAAGGCCGAAGGCGCCCTCGACACGCCGGCCTCGGTCTCCGCTTTGAAGACCTTCCAGTCCTGGAAGTCCTACGTCGACCCCAACACCGACGGCAACGCCTTCGCCAAGGACCGCGTCGCCCTCAGCTGGGTCGGTCACTGGATGTACCCCACCTACAGCGAGGCCCTCGGCGACGACCTCGTCGTCCTGCCGCTGCCCGACTTCGGTAACGGTCCCAAGACCGGCCAGGGCTCCTGGGCCTGGGGGATCGGCGCCGACAGCAAGAACGCCAAGGCCGCCGGCGCGTTCATGGACTACCTCCTCAACGACACCAACGTCACCGCGATGACGACGGCGAACGGCGCCCCGCCCGCCACCAAGACGGCACTCGCCGCGAGCGAGCTGTACAAGCAGGGCGGCCCGCTCCAGCTCTTCGCCGACCAGCTCGCCAAGCCCTGCGGCGACGCGGACATCAGCAAGTCCTGCGTGGCCGTCACCCGCCCGGTGACCGCTGGATACCCCACCATCACCGCCAAGTTCGGTGAGGCCCTCAACTCCATCTACGGCGGCACCGACCCCAAGGAAGCCCTCTCCAAGGCCGCCCGCGCCATCGACCAGGACTTCTCCGACAACGCCGGCTACCAGATCCCGTAG
- a CDS encoding LacI family DNA-binding transcriptional regulator produces the protein MTASINDVARAAGVSASTVSRALRGRAGVSDEVRDRITAIADQLGYTASRSASSLASGRTYTIGVLVPYVGRWFFGTVLDAAEKVFSAAGYDVLLYNLGSPETRKRFFTKLPVRKRVDAVLTLLIPDDEESAALRSLGVPLATTVGGPRPGFTVVGIDDRAGTESAVRHLVNLGHRRIGMISGSSGPLHWTTPIERRNAYLDVLADAGIAHDPALEADGDYTVEGGERAMTELLAASRPPTAVFAQSDEMAMGALRAVRRHRLKVPDDVSVVGFDDHELADVLGLTTVAQPVAEQGAEAARLLLRQLDDPDAEPPADQVQMPIRLVLRETTAPPNPRGPQ, from the coding sequence GTGACGGCCAGCATCAATGACGTCGCCCGCGCCGCCGGCGTCTCCGCGTCCACCGTGTCCCGCGCCCTGCGCGGGCGGGCGGGCGTCTCCGACGAGGTGCGGGACCGGATCACGGCGATCGCCGACCAGCTCGGCTACACCGCGTCCCGCTCGGCCTCCAGCCTGGCCAGTGGCCGCACCTACACCATCGGCGTGCTGGTCCCGTACGTGGGCCGCTGGTTCTTCGGCACCGTGCTGGACGCGGCCGAGAAGGTGTTCAGCGCCGCCGGATACGACGTGCTGCTGTACAACCTGGGCTCGCCGGAGACACGCAAGCGTTTCTTCACCAAGCTGCCGGTCCGCAAGCGGGTGGACGCGGTGCTGACGCTCCTCATTCCTGACGACGAGGAGTCGGCGGCACTGCGTTCACTGGGGGTGCCGCTGGCCACCACGGTCGGCGGCCCCCGGCCCGGCTTCACCGTCGTCGGCATCGACGACCGGGCCGGCACCGAGAGCGCCGTACGGCATCTGGTGAACCTCGGCCACCGCCGGATCGGCATGATCTCCGGGTCCAGCGGGCCGCTGCACTGGACCACCCCCATCGAGCGCCGCAACGCCTACCTGGACGTCCTGGCAGACGCCGGGATCGCGCACGATCCGGCCCTGGAGGCGGACGGTGACTACACCGTCGAGGGCGGCGAGCGCGCCATGACCGAACTACTGGCCGCCTCCCGGCCGCCGACCGCCGTGTTCGCGCAGTCCGACGAGATGGCGATGGGCGCGCTGCGCGCCGTGCGCCGCCACCGGCTGAAGGTCCCGGACGACGTGTCCGTCGTCGGCTTCGACGACCACGAACTCGCCGATGTGCTCGGCCTGACCACCGTCGCCCAGCCGGTCGCGGAGCAGGGCGCGGAGGCCGCCCGGCTGCTGCTGCGCCAGCTGGACGATCCCGACGCGGAGCCCCCCGCCGATCAGGTGCAGATGCCCATCCGCCTGGTTCTGCGCGAGACCACCGCGCCGCCCAACCCGCGCGGACCGCAGTAA
- a CDS encoding mucin-1, with the protein MRYAPPGLCVNDFALLRDEDGTYVVLHLQGPWTAEFDHLRMETSYGRATSTDLVDWQPRGPAFGVGLPGRFDQQAVWTMHPLRHGDGAGMAMFYTGVSGLTPDGWPLQTVGLAYSDRTDGTGWRRHGTGPVTEADPRWYRTGERMAWRDPFVVRDDEGDGWVMVVCAADASLPVEVSGCVAWATSDDLEHWTVHPPLISPGDVNELECPVLERLDDGTWLLLGSIGASRGFEAWSAPSLRGPWTRHGPLGPTGSYAPRVIAAPDGSRVVLHTTPRQVGLSDTGDPCRGMLAQPKLLVVPADGAPRLEWWPGLNPWLGEETDCPAPHAVGDIGITGPVDITLRTDTADGDRPVLAVGCDGKNLWVTGPGGTRLGETVLAEPPASLRILTIGEYVEVYADGVFVLTTLCYSGRPTSWTAVTEGHSRTIPVRPIRLPDPYRDDASAVWPGL; encoded by the coding sequence ATGCGATACGCCCCGCCCGGCCTCTGCGTGAACGACTTCGCCCTGCTCCGGGACGAGGACGGCACGTACGTCGTACTGCACCTGCAGGGGCCCTGGACGGCCGAGTTCGACCATCTGCGGATGGAGACCTCGTACGGCCGGGCCACCTCCACCGACCTCGTCGACTGGCAGCCGCGAGGGCCGGCCTTCGGGGTCGGCCTGCCCGGCCGCTTCGACCAGCAGGCCGTGTGGACCATGCACCCCCTCCGGCACGGCGACGGCGCCGGGATGGCGATGTTCTACACCGGCGTGAGCGGGCTCACCCCGGACGGCTGGCCGCTGCAGACCGTCGGCCTCGCGTACTCCGACCGCACCGACGGCACCGGCTGGCGGCGCCACGGCACCGGACCGGTCACCGAGGCGGACCCGCGCTGGTACCGCACCGGCGAGCGGATGGCCTGGCGCGACCCCTTCGTCGTACGCGACGACGAGGGCGACGGCTGGGTGATGGTCGTCTGCGCCGCCGATGCCTCCCTGCCGGTCGAGGTCAGCGGCTGCGTCGCCTGGGCCACCTCCGACGACCTGGAGCACTGGACCGTTCACCCGCCGCTGATCTCACCCGGCGACGTCAACGAGTTGGAGTGCCCGGTCCTGGAACGCCTCGACGACGGCACCTGGCTGCTGCTCGGCTCCATCGGGGCCAGCCGGGGCTTCGAGGCGTGGTCCGCTCCGAGCCTGCGGGGCCCCTGGACCCGGCACGGCCCTCTCGGTCCGACCGGCTCCTACGCCCCTCGGGTCATCGCCGCGCCCGACGGCTCCCGCGTCGTCCTGCACACCACCCCCCGCCAGGTCGGCCTCAGCGACACCGGTGACCCTTGCCGCGGCATGCTCGCCCAGCCGAAGCTCCTGGTCGTCCCCGCGGACGGAGCACCGCGCCTGGAATGGTGGCCCGGCCTGAACCCGTGGCTCGGCGAGGAGACCGACTGCCCCGCTCCGCACGCGGTCGGCGACATCGGCATCACGGGACCCGTCGACATCACCCTGCGCACCGACACGGCGGACGGCGACAGACCCGTCCTTGCCGTGGGCTGCGACGGGAAGAACCTCTGGGTCACCGGCCCCGGCGGCACCCGCCTCGGCGAGACCGTCCTGGCCGAGCCCCCCGCATCCCTGCGCATCCTCACCATCGGCGAGTACGTCGAGGTCTACGCGGACGGCGTCTTCGTCCTCACGACCCTGTGCTACTCCGGGCGCCCCACCTCGTGGACAGCCGTCACCGAAGGACACAGCCGTACGATCCCGGTCCGTCCGATCCGGCTGCCCGACCCCTACCGCGACGACGCCTCGGCCGTCTGGCCCGGCCTCTGA
- a CDS encoding FG-GAP repeat domain-containing protein has protein sequence MGKVYVDKRMVRVNVAIAVCTLLFLSVVAVQAVIGDGSSVATADPVATPSVTAPVPRGSGSRVAGDVNGDGYADLVFVAPAVHADARQPAYLGVVHGTARGLDPAVRTVMDPGGTPLPLDRTPGGVPTADLDGDGYADILAGGHVIWGGPVGPRENVPSPKLGGVPGDFDGDGQEDLAVGDGVGIRVLYGPFTSEGTPRRTGAARPNPISAAGLGYEDSGFHLTAGDADGDGATDLVVTAYGDGEQTPSVLLHAGVGLAGFTARTEKLPTGSSVAFGDFDGDGTDDIATGDSGDRNNEPGADAESAHGIVTVSYGGGRPAKRIEPGATGSYATGDLDHDGRDELLISVPGGARILHGSADGLTTDGTTFRRAGAGEDVPASERPAQLAAVRDFDRDGRAEVVLNWSRDGLGPSRWWVIEGGGDEVAAFTDAEFTD, from the coding sequence ATGGGGAAGGTGTACGTGGACAAGCGCATGGTCAGGGTCAACGTGGCGATCGCCGTGTGCACGCTCCTGTTCCTCTCCGTCGTGGCCGTCCAAGCCGTGATCGGGGACGGCTCGTCGGTGGCCACCGCCGACCCGGTGGCCACGCCCTCCGTGACAGCCCCCGTGCCCCGCGGCAGTGGCAGCCGGGTCGCCGGCGACGTCAACGGGGACGGCTACGCGGACCTGGTCTTCGTGGCGCCCGCCGTCCACGCCGACGCGAGGCAGCCTGCCTACCTCGGTGTGGTCCACGGCACCGCGCGAGGACTGGATCCGGCCGTCCGCACCGTCATGGATCCCGGCGGCACCCCTCTGCCCTTGGACCGAACTCCGGGAGGAGTCCCCACCGCCGACCTCGACGGCGACGGCTACGCGGACATTCTGGCCGGCGGGCACGTCATCTGGGGTGGCCCTGTCGGTCCCCGCGAGAACGTGCCCTCGCCGAAGCTGGGGGGTGTACCGGGCGACTTCGACGGCGACGGTCAGGAGGATCTCGCGGTGGGCGACGGCGTCGGGATCCGCGTGCTGTACGGGCCGTTCACCAGCGAAGGGACGCCGCGCCGCACGGGCGCCGCCCGCCCGAACCCGATCAGCGCGGCCGGCCTCGGCTACGAAGACAGCGGCTTCCACCTCACCGCGGGCGACGCGGACGGCGATGGCGCCACCGACCTCGTCGTCACGGCCTACGGGGACGGCGAGCAGACGCCGTCCGTGCTCCTGCACGCGGGAGTCGGCCTGGCCGGATTCACCGCGCGAACAGAGAAGTTGCCGACCGGCAGCTCAGTGGCGTTCGGCGACTTCGACGGAGACGGCACGGACGACATCGCCACCGGCGACAGCGGCGACCGCAACAACGAGCCGGGGGCCGACGCCGAATCCGCCCACGGCATCGTCACCGTCTCCTACGGCGGAGGCCGTCCGGCCAAGCGCATCGAGCCGGGAGCGACCGGAAGCTATGCCACCGGTGACCTCGACCACGATGGCCGCGATGAGCTGCTGATCTCCGTCCCGGGTGGCGCCAGGATCCTGCACGGCAGCGCCGACGGGCTGACGACGGACGGGACCACTTTCCGTCGCGCCGGCGCCGGCGAGGACGTGCCCGCCTCCGAGCGGCCGGCCCAGCTCGCAGCTGTGCGGGACTTCGACCGTGACGGGCGTGCCGAGGTCGTGCTCAACTGGTCACGCGACGGGCTGGGGCCCTCACGGTGGTGGGTGATCGAAGGCGGCGGCGATGAGGTCGCGGCCTTCACGGACGCCGAGTTCACCGACTGA